A region from the Beduinella massiliensis genome encodes:
- a CDS encoding tRNA (adenine(22)-N(1))-methyltransferase, with amino-acid sequence MQEILLDERLETIASLVGKAASAADIGADHGRLACALLERNPGLVMTVSDVSAPSLEKARRLLRERGLLPRVRLCVADGLEGIEKPVEAIVIAGMGARTIRGILEGGREKIGAARLILQPNLDADQLRVWLCGNGFEIIAERIARASGRFYPILCARQGESASISGKEAFLGPELLRGRPANYEAYLLWLRDVRLREREHVAQGATPHALLRRERLDEQLAWIEEALSWKQR; translated from the coding sequence GTGCAGGAGATATTGCTGGACGAAAGATTGGAGACGATCGCCTCCCTTGTCGGGAAGGCGGCTTCCGCCGCAGACATCGGGGCGGATCATGGGCGGCTGGCGTGCGCGCTGCTGGAGCGAAACCCCGGCCTGGTGATGACCGTATCGGACGTGAGCGCACCTTCCCTTGAAAAGGCCCGCCGCCTGCTGCGCGAGCGGGGGCTCTTGCCGCGCGTGCGCCTGTGTGTGGCAGACGGCCTTGAAGGCATTGAAAAGCCCGTGGAGGCGATCGTGATCGCGGGCATGGGGGCGAGGACGATCCGGGGCATCCTGGAAGGCGGCAGGGAGAAAATCGGTGCGGCAAGGCTGATTCTTCAGCCGAACCTGGACGCGGACCAGCTTCGCGTATGGCTTTGCGGCAATGGCTTTGAGATCATCGCAGAGCGCATCGCGCGCGCGTCCGGGCGGTTTTATCCTATCCTTTGTGCAAGACAGGGAGAAAGCGCTTCGATTTCGGGCAAAGAGGCTTTTCTGGGGCCGGAGCTCCTGCGCGGGCGTCCCGCGAATTACGAAGCGTACCTGCTTTGGCTGCGGGACGTGCGCCTGCGCGAGCGGGAGCATGTGGCGCAGGGGGCGACTCCGCACGCGCTTTTGCGGAGAGAACGCCTGGACGAACAGCTTGCGTGGATAGAGGAGGCGCTTTCATGGAAGCAAAGGTAA
- the rpoD gene encoding RNA polymerase sigma factor RpoD — MSNTPDANKSKIEELIKAGKAKGVLTYKEIMNQLVEMEIEPDQFDKVLDTLESLGISVVNGEDGQEAVSEPEEEVDISVPEGVGIDDPVRMYLKEIGKVPLLSPEEEIEIAKRMEAGDEEAKRKLAEANLRLVVSIAKRYVGRGMLFLDLIQEGNLGLIKAVEKFDYRKGYKFSTYATWWIRQAITRAIADQARTIRIPVHMVETINKLIRVSRQLLQEYGREPLPEEIAREMDIPVEKVREIIKIAQEPVSLETPIGEEEDSHLGDFIPDDEAPAPADAASFMLMKEQLMDVLDTLTQREEKVLRLRFGLDDGRQRTLEEVGREFNVTRERIRQIEAKALRKLRHPSRSKKLKDFLD, encoded by the coding sequence GTGAGCAATACACCGGACGCGAACAAAAGCAAAATCGAAGAGCTCATCAAGGCCGGGAAGGCCAAGGGCGTGCTCACCTATAAGGAAATCATGAACCAGCTGGTTGAGATGGAGATCGAGCCGGACCAATTCGATAAAGTGCTGGATACGCTGGAATCGCTGGGCATCTCCGTCGTAAACGGAGAGGACGGTCAGGAGGCGGTCAGCGAACCGGAGGAGGAAGTGGACATTTCCGTGCCGGAGGGCGTCGGTATCGACGACCCGGTGCGCATGTACCTCAAGGAGATCGGCAAGGTGCCGCTGCTTTCGCCCGAGGAGGAGATCGAAATCGCCAAGCGCATGGAGGCCGGGGATGAGGAGGCAAAGCGCAAGCTGGCTGAGGCGAATCTGCGCCTGGTCGTCTCCATCGCCAAGCGCTATGTGGGACGCGGGATGCTCTTTCTCGACCTGATACAGGAGGGCAACCTCGGCCTCATCAAGGCGGTTGAAAAGTTTGATTACCGCAAGGGATACAAGTTTTCCACCTACGCCACCTGGTGGATTCGCCAGGCGATCACCCGGGCGATCGCGGATCAGGCGCGCACGATCCGCATCCCCGTCCACATGGTGGAAACGATCAATAAGCTGATCCGCGTGTCGCGCCAGCTCCTCCAGGAGTACGGCCGGGAGCCCCTGCCGGAGGAAATCGCGCGCGAGATGGACATCCCAGTCGAAAAGGTGCGCGAGATCATCAAGATCGCGCAGGAGCCGGTATCGCTGGAGACGCCCATCGGCGAGGAAGAGGACAGCCACCTGGGAGACTTCATTCCCGACGACGAAGCGCCAGCGCCCGCGGATGCAGCGTCGTTCATGCTGATGAAGGAACAGCTCATGGACGTGCTCGACACCCTGACGCAGCGGGAGGAAAAGGTGCTGAGGCTTCGCTTTGGGCTGGACGACGGCCGCCAGCGCACGCTGGAGGAGGTTGGGCGCGAATTTAACGTGACGCGTGAACGCATCCGCCAGATCGAGGCGAAGGCGTTGCGCAAGCTGCGCCATCCGAGCCGCTCTAAGAAGCTGAAGGACTTTCTGGATTAA